Proteins encoded by one window of Streptomyces clavuligerus:
- a CDS encoding serine/threonine-protein kinase, producing the protein MGEVFAGRYELVDPIGRGGVGAVWRAWDHRRRRYVAAKVLQQSDAHTLLRFVREQALRIDHPHVLAPASWAADDDKVLFTMDLVGGGSLAHVIGDYGPLPPRYVCALLDQLLSGLAAVHAEGVVHRDIKPANILMEATGTGRPHLRLSDFGISMRKGEPRLTETNYVVGTPGYFAPEQVEGAEPDFPADLFAVGLVALYLLEGQKPDTKALVDFFTAHGTPGAPRGIPEPLWQVLAGLIQPDPAARFRTATGARKALAAAVELLPESGPDDEPVEIFDQLGPLPPGFGPGGPENTPPSGLLRSAASGTASGDTSSAASAPSGGGPGAGGPWAPPGGAHGMPGVPAPRSPRQAQETPAPPVPQGAPSAAVPRSSGTAHTPHGGTGASAPLPPPRLGTGPGPMPSSPHSGTAPTAPLHGGTGVSAQQGAARPPLPPTAHPGTGGLTVPPPPRQPPTPPPHPAMPLTPPPLPLAQDPTPTPVAPHVPDPRYPYAAESPHPAPAPLTGGYPAHPLPVPIPAPPTPAPATRPARRPQGPPAKIVVPVLILALICFTVGFWALAAA; encoded by the coding sequence ATGGGTGAGGTCTTCGCCGGCCGGTACGAGCTGGTCGACCCGATCGGACGCGGAGGGGTCGGCGCGGTCTGGCGCGCCTGGGACCACCGGCGCCGCCGCTATGTGGCGGCCAAGGTGCTCCAGCAGAGCGACGCGCACACCCTGCTGCGCTTCGTCCGCGAGCAGGCCCTGCGGATCGACCATCCCCATGTCCTGGCCCCGGCGAGCTGGGCCGCGGACGACGACAAAGTCCTCTTCACCATGGATCTCGTGGGCGGCGGATCACTCGCGCACGTGATCGGCGACTACGGCCCGCTCCCGCCGCGCTATGTGTGCGCCCTGCTGGACCAACTCCTCTCCGGGCTCGCCGCGGTGCACGCCGAGGGCGTGGTGCACCGCGACATCAAACCGGCGAACATCCTGATGGAGGCCACCGGGACGGGCCGCCCCCATCTGCGCCTGTCCGACTTCGGCATCTCCATGCGCAAGGGCGAGCCCCGGCTGACCGAGACCAACTATGTCGTGGGTACGCCCGGTTACTTCGCCCCCGAGCAGGTCGAGGGCGCGGAGCCGGACTTCCCCGCCGATCTCTTCGCCGTCGGCCTGGTCGCCCTCTATCTGCTGGAGGGTCAGAAACCCGACACCAAGGCCCTGGTGGACTTCTTCACCGCCCATGGCACCCCCGGTGCTCCCCGGGGGATACCGGAGCCGCTGTGGCAGGTGCTCGCGGGGCTGATCCAGCCCGACCCCGCCGCCCGGTTCCGTACGGCGACGGGGGCCCGGAAGGCCCTCGCCGCCGCCGTGGAACTGCTTCCCGAGAGCGGCCCCGACGACGAACCGGTGGAGATATTCGACCAACTGGGCCCGCTGCCGCCGGGGTTCGGCCCCGGCGGCCCCGAGAACACGCCGCCCTCCGGTCTGCTGCGCTCGGCGGCCTCCGGTACCGCGTCCGGCGACACCTCCTCGGCCGCTTCGGCCCCCTCCGGCGGCGGTCCGGGAGCCGGTGGCCCCTGGGCTCCTCCCGGCGGTGCGCACGGTATGCCGGGGGTGCCCGCTCCCCGCAGCCCCCGCCAGGCACAGGAGACACCGGCGCCACCCGTGCCCCAGGGAGCACCGTCGGCGGCTGTCCCCCGCTCCTCGGGCACCGCGCACACCCCCCACGGCGGAACGGGCGCCTCCGCGCCGCTGCCGCCCCCGCGCCTCGGCACGGGCCCCGGACCGATGCCGTCCTCCCCGCACAGCGGAACGGCCCCCACGGCACCCCTGCACGGCGGAACGGGCGTCTCCGCGCAGCAGGGGGCGGCCCGCCCTCCGCTGCCGCCGACGGCGCACCCGGGGACGGGCGGCCTCACCGTGCCCCCGCCACCGCGTCAGCCGCCCACGCCACCGCCGCACCCGGCCATGCCGCTCACCCCGCCACCGCTGCCCCTGGCACAGGACCCCACCCCGACCCCGGTCGCCCCGCACGTCCCGGACCCGCGCTACCCGTACGCCGCCGAGTCACCGCACCCGGCCCCCGCGCCCCTCACCGGCGGATACCCCGCCCACCCGCTGCCGGTCCCGATCCCGGCGCCACCGACGCCCGCACCGGCCACCCGCCCGGCCCGCAGGCCCCAGGGACCACCCGCGAAGATCGTCGTACCGGTGCTGATCCTGGCGCTGATCTGCTTCACCGTCGGCTTCTGGGCCCTCGCCGCGGCCTGA
- a CDS encoding DLW-39 family protein, translated as MKKLLLVALAAIGGLLVYRQIQADRAEQDLWTEATDSVPAGSGV; from the coding sequence GTGAAGAAGCTTCTCCTGGTCGCACTGGCCGCCATCGGCGGGCTCCTCGTGTACCGCCAGATCCAGGCGGATCGCGCCGAGCAGGATCTGTGGACGGAGGCGACTGACTCCGTGCCCGCAGGTTCGGGTGTGTGA
- a CDS encoding DUF3566 domain-containing protein, translated as MSGATGAGSAAGAAGAAGKNGARGSAADSQGGTATETRGPKTPFDKPKPAAGAGATGPAAPKPAAGQPYRPPQAYQAPHADEAESAMRLARTGAKTTPRTRKARLRVAKADPWSVMKVSFLISIALGICTIIAAAVLWMVMDAMGVFSTVGGTISEATGSNENNGFDLQSFLSLPRVLIFTSVVAVIDVVLATALATLGAFIYNLSAGFVGGVELTLAEDE; from the coding sequence GTGAGTGGAGCCACGGGCGCCGGTTCGGCCGCTGGAGCGGCTGGAGCAGCTGGAAAGAACGGTGCCCGTGGCTCCGCCGCGGACTCCCAGGGGGGAACCGCGACGGAGACCCGGGGGCCCAAGACCCCCTTCGACAAGCCGAAGCCCGCAGCCGGAGCCGGAGCGACCGGTCCGGCCGCTCCCAAGCCCGCGGCCGGGCAGCCCTACCGCCCCCCGCAGGCCTACCAGGCGCCGCACGCCGACGAGGCCGAGTCGGCCATGCGGCTGGCCCGTACCGGCGCCAAGACGACCCCCCGCACCCGCAAGGCGCGGCTGCGGGTGGCCAAGGCCGACCCGTGGTCGGTGATGAAGGTCAGCTTCCTGATCTCCATCGCGCTGGGCATCTGTACGATCATCGCCGCCGCGGTGCTGTGGATGGTCATGGACGCCATGGGCGTCTTCTCCACGGTCGGCGGGACGATCAGCGAGGCCACCGGCTCGAACGAGAACAACGGCTTCGACCTCCAGTCGTTCCTGTCGCTGCCCCGGGTGCTGATCTTCACCTCCGTGGTCGCGGTGATCGATGTGGTCCTGGCCACAGCGCTGGCCACCCTCGGCGCCTTCATCTACAACCTCTCCGCCGGTTTCGTGGGCGGCGTCGAGCTGACGCTGGCGGAGGACGAGTAA
- a CDS encoding aspartate aminotransferase family protein has translation MTTAISALPTVPGSGLEALDRATLIHPTLSGNTAERIVLTSGSGSRVRDTDGREYLDASAVLGVTQVGHGRAELARVAAEQMARLEYFHTWGTISNDRAVELAARLVGLSPEPLTRVYFTSGGAEGNEIALRMARLYHHRRGESARTWILSRRSAYHGVGYGSGGVTGFPAYHQGFGPSLPDVDFLTPPQPYRRELFAGSDVTDFCLAELRETIDRIGPERIAAMIGEPIMGAVGAAAPPADYWPRVAELLHSYGILLISDEVITGYGRTGHWFAADHFGVVPDIMVTAKGITSGYVPHGAVLTTEAVADEVVGDQGFPAGFTYSGHATACAVALANLDIIERENLLDNASTVGAYLGKRLAELSDLPIVGDVRQTGLMLGVELVADRGTREPLPGAAVAEALRERAGILLRANGNALIVNPPLIFTQEDADELVAGLRSVLARTRPDGRVL, from the coding sequence TTGACCACAGCAATCTCCGCGCTCCCGACCGTGCCCGGCTCCGGACTCGAAGCACTGGACCGTGCCACCCTCATCCACCCCACCCTCTCCGGAAACACCGCGGAACGGATCGTGCTGACCTCGGGGTCCGGCAGCCGGGTCCGCGACACCGACGGCCGGGAGTACCTGGACGCGAGCGCCGTCCTCGGGGTGACCCAGGTGGGCCACGGCCGGGCCGAGCTGGCCCGGGTCGCGGCCGAGCAGATGGCCCGGCTGGAGTACTTCCACACCTGGGGGACGATCAGCAACGACCGGGCGGTGGAGCTGGCGGCACGGCTGGTGGGGCTGAGCCCGGAGCCGCTGACCCGCGTCTACTTCACCAGCGGCGGGGCCGAGGGCAACGAGATCGCCCTGCGGATGGCCCGGCTCTACCACCACCGGCGCGGGGAGTCCGCCCGTACCTGGATACTCTCCCGCCGGTCGGCCTACCACGGCGTCGGATACGGCAGCGGCGGCGTCACCGGCTTCCCCGCCTACCACCAGGGCTTCGGCCCCTCCCTCCCGGACGTCGACTTCCTGACCCCGCCGCAGCCCTACCGCCGGGAGCTGTTCGCCGGTTCCGACGTCACCGACTTCTGCCTCGCCGAACTGCGCGAGACCATCGACCGGATCGGCCCGGAGCGGATCGCGGCGATGATCGGCGAGCCGATCATGGGCGCGGTCGGCGCCGCGGCCCCGCCCGCCGACTACTGGCCCCGGGTCGCCGAGCTGCTGCACTCCTACGGCATCCTGCTGATCTCCGACGAGGTGATCACGGGGTACGGGCGCACCGGGCACTGGTTCGCCGCCGACCACTTCGGCGTGGTCCCGGACATCATGGTCACCGCCAAGGGCATCACCTCGGGGTATGTGCCGCACGGCGCCGTCCTGACCACCGAGGCCGTCGCCGACGAGGTCGTCGGCGACCAGGGCTTCCCGGCGGGCTTCACCTACAGCGGCCATGCCACGGCCTGCGCGGTGGCCCTGGCCAACCTGGACATCATCGAGCGCGAGAATCTGCTCGACAACGCCAGCACCGTCGGCGCCTACCTGGGCAAACGCCTGGCCGAGCTGAGCGATCTGCCGATCGTCGGGGACGTCCGGCAGACCGGTCTGATGCTCGGTGTCGAACTGGTCGCCGACCGCGGAACCCGGGAGCCGCTGCCGGGCGCCGCCGTCGCCGAGGCCCTGCGCGAGCGGGCGGGCATCCTGCTGCGCGCCAACGGCAACGCCCTCATCGTCAACCCCCCGCTGATCTTCACCCAGGAAGACGCCGACGAACTCGTGGCGGGCCTGCGCTCCGTACTCGCCCGCACCAGGCCGGACGGCCGGGTGCTCTGA
- a CDS encoding alpha/beta fold hydrolase, with the protein MECRIFEIDELPLLNGEVLRDARIGYAMYGTPNADGTNVVLCPSFFGRDHTGYDWLIGAGLPLDTRRYCVVTAGLFGNGVSSSPGNHPSGSRFPLITPQDNVAAQHRLLTEELGVRELALVTGWSMGAAHAYQWAVSHPGMVRRIAPICGAPVSSPHSLVLLSGLAAALSADAGERGRKAAGRVFAGWGTSRSFWARRAHRELGFATREEYLTGFWEQVFLSGPGAADLLTMVRTWENTDVGATPGAGGSVEAALASVTARAVVLPGALDVCFAVEDEKRVADLLPYASLEVIPGVWGHLAGSGGSAADREFIGGALRRLLDSPVDGG; encoded by the coding sequence GTGGAATGCCGCATATTCGAGATCGACGAACTGCCGTTGCTGAACGGGGAGGTCCTGCGGGACGCCCGGATCGGTTACGCCATGTACGGCACGCCGAACGCCGACGGGACGAACGTGGTGCTCTGTCCGTCGTTCTTCGGCCGGGACCACACCGGGTACGACTGGCTGATCGGTGCGGGGCTGCCGCTGGACACCCGGCGGTACTGCGTCGTCACCGCCGGACTCTTCGGCAACGGGGTCTCCAGCTCGCCCGGCAACCACCCGTCGGGGTCCCGCTTTCCGCTGATCACTCCGCAGGACAATGTCGCGGCGCAGCACCGGCTGCTCACCGAGGAGCTGGGGGTACGGGAACTGGCCCTGGTCACGGGCTGGTCGATGGGCGCGGCCCACGCCTACCAGTGGGCCGTGTCGCATCCGGGGATGGTGCGCCGGATCGCCCCGATCTGCGGGGCGCCGGTGAGCAGCCCGCACAGCCTGGTCCTGCTGTCCGGTCTGGCCGCGGCGCTCAGCGCCGACGCCGGGGAGCGGGGGCGGAAGGCGGCGGGCCGGGTGTTCGCCGGGTGGGGGACCTCGCGTTCCTTCTGGGCCCGCCGTGCCCACCGGGAGCTGGGTTTCGCCACCCGCGAGGAGTACCTCACCGGCTTCTGGGAGCAGGTCTTCCTCTCCGGGCCCGGCGCCGCGGATCTGCTCACCATGGTGCGCACCTGGGAGAACACGGATGTGGGGGCGACACCCGGGGCCGGGGGGAGCGTCGAGGCGGCGCTGGCCTCCGTCACGGCGCGGGCCGTGGTGCTGCCGGGCGCCCTGGACGTGTGTTTCGCCGTCGAGGACGAGAAGCGGGTGGCCGATCTGCTGCCGTATGCCTCGCTGGAGGTGATCCCGGGAGTGTGGGGGCATCTCGCGGGGTCCGGGGGGTCGGCCGCCGACCGGGAGTTCATCGGGGGCGCGCTGCGGCGGCTGCTGGACAGCCCGGTGGACGGGGGCTGA
- a CDS encoding helix-turn-helix domain-containing protein: MDAAQQETTARARELQRSWYGEPLGALFRRLIDDLGLNQARLAAVLGLSAPMLSQLMSGQRAKIGNPAVVQRVQALQELAGQVADGSVSAVEATDRMEEIKKSQGGSVLTANSQTTNSSGAPTVRRVVREIQSLLRSVSAAGDIIDAANSLAPTHPELAEFLRVYGAGRTADAVAHYESHQS; the protein is encoded by the coding sequence ATGGACGCCGCTCAGCAGGAGACGACCGCAAGAGCCCGGGAGCTACAGCGAAGCTGGTACGGGGAGCCCCTGGGGGCCCTGTTCCGCAGGCTGATAGACGATCTGGGGCTGAACCAGGCGCGTCTCGCGGCGGTGCTGGGCCTCTCCGCCCCCATGCTCTCCCAGCTCATGAGCGGCCAGCGGGCCAAGATCGGCAACCCGGCCGTGGTCCAACGGGTCCAGGCGCTCCAGGAGTTGGCCGGACAGGTGGCCGACGGCAGCGTCAGCGCGGTGGAGGCCACCGACCGCATGGAGGAGATCAAGAAGTCGCAGGGAGGCTCCGTCCTGACCGCGAACAGCCAGACCACCAACAGCTCGGGGGCGCCGACCGTCCGCCGGGTCGTCCGGGAGATCCAGTCGCTGCTGCGGTCCGTGTCCGCCGCGGGGGACATCATCGACGCGGCGAACTCCCTCGCCCCGACCCATCCGGAGCTGGCAGAGTTCCTGCGGGTGTACGGGGCCGGGCGCACCGCGGACGCCGTGGCGCACTACGAGTCCCACCAGAGCTGA
- the gyrA gene encoding DNA gyrase subunit A: protein MADETSTPAAAEEEQPQMRIEPVGLETEMQRSYLDYAMSVIVSRALPDVRDGLKPVHRRVLYAMYDGGYRPEKGFYKCARVVGDVMGTYHPHGDTSIYDALVRLAQPWSMRMPLVDSNGNFGSPGNDPAAAMRYTECKMAPLSMEMLRDIDEDTVDFQDNYDGRNQEPTVLPARIPNLLVNGSAGIAVGMATNIPPHNLREVAAGAQWALEHPESSHEELLDALIERIKGPDFPTGALVVGRKGIEEAYRTGRGSITMRAVVEVEEIQNRQCLVVTELPYQVNPDNLAQKIADLVKDGRIGGIADVRDETSSRTGQRLVIVLKRDAVAKVVLNNLYKHTDLQTNFGANMLALVDGVPRTLSLDAFIRHWVTHQIEVVVRRTRFRLRKAEERAHILRGLLKALDSIDEVIALIRRSDTVEIARAGLMDLLSIDEVQANAILEMQLRRLAALERQKILQEHAELQEKINEYNAILASPEKQRRIVSEELAVIVEKYGDDRRSQLVPFDGDMSIEDLIAEEDIVVTISRGGYVKRTRTDDYRSQKRGGKGVRGTKLKEDDIVDHFFVSTTHHWLLFFTNKGRVYRAKAYELPDAGRDARGQHVANLLAFQPDERIAQILAVRDYEAAPYLVLATKAGLVKKTPLKDYDSPRSGGVIAINLRETDNGAEGTADELIGAELVSAADDLLLISKKAQSIRFTATDEALRPMGRATSGVKGMSFREGDELLSMNVVRPGTFVFTATDGGYAKRTAVDEYRVQGRGGLGIKAAKIVEDRGSLVGALVVEESDEILAITLGGGVIRTRVNEVRETGRDTMGVQLINLGKRDAVVGIARNAEAGHEADEVDGTDEAAVVDGTDTGTAVSEGEGTEPSAGEREE from the coding sequence ATGGCCGACGAGACCTCCACCCCCGCCGCCGCGGAAGAAGAGCAGCCGCAGATGCGTATCGAGCCCGTCGGGCTCGAAACCGAGATGCAGCGCTCCTACCTCGACTACGCGATGTCCGTCATCGTGTCGCGCGCGCTGCCCGATGTACGGGACGGCCTCAAGCCCGTCCACCGCCGGGTGCTCTACGCGATGTACGACGGCGGCTACCGGCCCGAGAAGGGCTTCTACAAGTGCGCCCGTGTCGTCGGTGACGTCATGGGTACCTACCACCCGCACGGCGACACCTCGATCTACGACGCCCTGGTGCGACTGGCGCAGCCGTGGTCCATGCGGATGCCGCTCGTCGACTCCAACGGAAACTTCGGCTCCCCGGGCAATGACCCCGCCGCCGCCATGCGCTACACCGAGTGCAAGATGGCGCCGCTCTCGATGGAGATGCTGCGGGACATCGACGAGGACACCGTCGACTTCCAGGACAACTACGACGGCCGGAACCAGGAGCCGACCGTCCTCCCGGCCCGTATCCCGAACCTGCTGGTCAACGGCTCGGCGGGGATCGCGGTCGGGATGGCGACCAATATCCCGCCGCACAATCTGCGCGAGGTCGCGGCCGGTGCCCAGTGGGCGCTGGAGCACCCGGAGTCCTCCCACGAGGAGCTGCTGGACGCGCTGATCGAGCGGATCAAGGGCCCGGACTTCCCGACCGGCGCCCTGGTCGTGGGCCGCAAGGGCATCGAGGAGGCGTACCGGACCGGCCGCGGCTCCATCACCATGCGCGCGGTGGTCGAGGTCGAGGAGATCCAGAACCGCCAGTGCCTGGTGGTCACGGAGCTGCCGTACCAGGTCAACCCGGACAACCTCGCGCAGAAGATCGCCGACCTGGTGAAGGACGGCAGGATCGGCGGCATCGCCGACGTCCGCGACGAGACCTCCTCCCGCACCGGTCAGCGGCTGGTCATCGTGCTCAAGCGCGACGCGGTCGCCAAGGTCGTGCTCAACAACCTGTACAAGCACACCGACCTCCAGACCAACTTCGGCGCGAACATGCTGGCGCTGGTCGACGGGGTGCCGCGCACCCTGTCGCTGGACGCCTTCATCCGCCACTGGGTGACCCACCAGATCGAGGTCGTCGTCCGGCGGACGCGGTTCCGGCTGCGCAAGGCGGAGGAGCGGGCGCACATCCTGCGCGGTCTGCTCAAGGCGCTGGACTCCATCGACGAGGTCATCGCGCTGATCCGGCGCAGCGACACGGTCGAGATCGCCCGCGCGGGCCTGATGGACCTGCTCTCCATCGACGAGGTCCAGGCCAACGCCATCCTGGAGATGCAGCTCCGCCGGCTGGCCGCGCTGGAGCGCCAGAAGATCCTCCAGGAGCACGCCGAGCTCCAGGAGAAGATCAACGAGTACAACGCGATCCTGGCCTCGCCGGAGAAGCAGCGCCGGATCGTCAGCGAAGAGCTGGCCGTGATCGTCGAGAAGTACGGCGACGACCGCCGCAGCCAGCTCGTGCCCTTCGACGGCGACATGTCCATCGAGGACCTGATCGCCGAGGAGGACATCGTCGTCACCATCAGCCGGGGCGGCTATGTGAAGCGCACCCGGACGGACGACTACCGCTCGCAGAAGCGCGGCGGCAAGGGCGTCCGGGGGACGAAGCTCAAGGAAGACGACATCGTCGACCACTTCTTCGTCTCCACCACCCACCACTGGCTGCTCTTCTTCACCAACAAGGGGCGGGTCTACCGCGCCAAGGCGTACGAGCTGCCGGACGCGGGCCGGGACGCGCGGGGTCAGCATGTGGCCAATCTGCTCGCCTTCCAGCCGGACGAGCGGATCGCCCAGATCCTCGCCGTACGGGACTACGAGGCCGCGCCGTACCTGGTGCTCGCCACCAAGGCCGGCCTGGTCAAGAAGACCCCGCTGAAGGACTACGACTCGCCGCGCTCGGGCGGTGTCATCGCGATCAACCTCCGGGAGACGGACAACGGCGCCGAGGGCACCGCCGACGAGCTGATCGGCGCCGAGCTGGTGTCGGCCGCGGACGACCTGCTGCTCATCAGCAAGAAGGCCCAGTCGATCCGGTTCACCGCGACGGACGAGGCGCTGCGCCCGATGGGGCGCGCCACCTCGGGCGTCAAGGGGATGAGTTTCCGCGAAGGGGACGAACTCCTCTCGATGAATGTGGTGCGGCCGGGTACGTTCGTGTTCACCGCCACAGATGGTGGGTACGCGAAGCGAACCGCGGTGGACGAATATCGCGTCCAAGGACGTGGGGGCCTGGGTATCAAGGCCGCCAAGATCGTTGAAGACCGTGGATCGCTCGTGGGCGCGCTGGTGGTGGAGGAGTCCGATGAGATTCTCGCCATCACCCTCGGCGGCGGTGTGATTCGTACGCGAGTCAACGAAGTCAGGGAGACGGGCCGTGACACCATGGGCGTCCAACTGATCAATCTGGGCAAGCGGGATGCCGTTGTCGGTATCGCCCGTAACGCCGAAGCAGGGCATGAGGCCGACGAGGTCGACGGGACCGACGAGGCCGCGGTGGTTGATGGGACCGACACCGGTACGGCCGTGTCGGAAGGCGAGGGCACGGAGCCCTCGGCCGGGGAGCGCGAGGAGTAG
- a CDS encoding LLM class flavin-dependent oxidoreductase gives MKSILFYLPTVGSHAQVQRGMAGVNPQNYQNMLRQLTRQAQAADELGYWGLSFTEHHFHTEGFEVSNNPIMLGLYLGMQTRHIRVGQMANVLPLHNPLRLAEDLAMLDHMTRGRAFVGIARGFQKRWADIMGQVYGVGGTLSDAGERDRRNRALFEEHWEIIKKAWTTETFTHSGEQWTIPVPDLEFPYEAVRRYGRGLDENGVIREVGIAPKPYQRPHPPVFQPFSFSEDTFRFCAREGVVPILMNTDDQIVARLMDIYREEAEAAGHGTLRRGERVGVMKDVLVSRDSGEAHHWASRGGGFIFENWFGPMGFTEALRATGETGPIGSDYKTLVDRGLEWVGTPDDINRMIEKLVERHDPEYLLQCQYSGLIPHDVQLRSLELWATEIAPNWL, from the coding sequence GTGAAGTCCATTCTCTTCTATCTGCCAACGGTCGGCAGTCATGCGCAGGTCCAGCGGGGTATGGCGGGGGTCAATCCGCAGAACTACCAGAACATGCTCCGGCAGCTCACCCGGCAGGCGCAGGCGGCCGACGAACTCGGCTACTGGGGACTGTCCTTCACCGAGCACCACTTCCACACCGAGGGTTTCGAGGTCTCCAACAACCCGATCATGCTGGGGCTCTACCTCGGCATGCAGACCCGGCACATCCGGGTCGGCCAGATGGCCAACGTCCTGCCGCTGCACAATCCGCTGCGGCTGGCCGAGGATCTGGCGATGCTCGACCACATGACCCGGGGCCGCGCCTTCGTCGGGATCGCGCGCGGGTTCCAGAAGCGCTGGGCCGACATCATGGGGCAGGTGTACGGGGTCGGCGGCACCCTGTCCGACGCCGGGGAGCGGGACCGGCGCAATCGTGCCCTCTTCGAGGAGCACTGGGAGATCATCAAGAAGGCGTGGACGACCGAGACGTTCACCCACTCCGGGGAGCAGTGGACGATCCCGGTGCCGGACCTGGAGTTCCCCTACGAGGCGGTGCGCCGCTACGGCCGGGGCCTCGACGAGAACGGCGTCATCCGCGAGGTGGGCATCGCGCCCAAGCCCTACCAGCGCCCCCACCCGCCCGTCTTCCAGCCGTTCAGCTTCAGTGAGGACACGTTCCGGTTCTGTGCCCGGGAGGGCGTGGTGCCGATCCTGATGAACACCGACGACCAGATCGTCGCCCGGCTGATGGACATCTACCGGGAGGAGGCCGAGGCGGCGGGCCACGGCACCCTGCGGCGGGGCGAGCGGGTCGGGGTGATGAAGGACGTCCTGGTCTCCCGGGACTCCGGCGAGGCCCACCACTGGGCGTCCCGCGGCGGCGGCTTCATCTTCGAGAACTGGTTCGGCCCCATGGGCTTCACCGAGGCGCTGCGCGCGACCGGCGAGACGGGTCCGATCGGCTCGGACTACAAGACCCTGGTCGACCGGGGGCTGGAGTGGGTCGGCACCCCGGACGACATCAACCGCATGATCGAGAAGCTGGTGGAGCGGCACGATCCGGAGTATCTGCTCCAGTGCCAGTACTCCGGGCTGATCCCGCACGATGTCCAGCTGCGCAGCCTGGAGCTGTGGGCCACCGAGATCGCCCCCAACTGGCTCTGA